One Salvia splendens isolate huo1 chromosome 1, SspV2, whole genome shotgun sequence genomic window, ttttcaaaatcatCGGTTAACTGTATGTTACGATTCCAATAGTTTGGACTTGGAATCGAACCAATAGAGCCGAAAATGCCAATTTGAATTCAGTCCGTGCATGgcgattttgattttgatttagaAAACGAAATCATTGGTCCGAATCTAATTTTAACCAGTAGCCTAGTTTGAAGTAGACATCCCCTACTCTTGAGTAAGATGTCTTAGTGACAAGTTACAACAAACAAATTAACATAAGAGAGTCTATCTTCTTTCCATACTACAACCAAAACATGTGTAAGCCATAGACACGAGCATGCCAAAAGCCACCTTTGAAGGAGAGATTCTCACAAGAAGGAAAGTTGTTTagaagaagaagacaaaagGTATGCAAAAACATGTGGAACACTACATGACAACATAAATCTAAACATGCATAGATGCTTTTGGAGACAATAAAGATAAGAAGTTTTGACACTTGAAAACACTACGTACGCCTAGATACATCGTTTCACCCAAACTTTCATTTAATAGGTCACTCAACAATATATATACATCTAGTTTCAATAAATTGGTCAAGATTCAATGTCTGAGAAACTCAATGTTGATAAATGAAGACATTGTCTTATTTCCCTAGCTCGGATGTTCATTTACTGTTTTGTGGGCCATAcctttttgtattattttgagCTTTTTTATTGAGTTTAACGATCAACAACAGTAActaggagtactataaaatagcTTGGTTTACCAAATATGATTTGTCTATTCTATTGTATCACTATAATATCTACATATGACTAAATTAATAGCAACAATATAAATATGATATTGTGTATATATCTTTTTATACCGAAACTATTGATTGTTATGATTTTGCAACcaaattattgatttattctAATTTTGCTATCGAGCAAGATTCCAGCGTCAACATAGTTTGATGAGTTACTTACTGTCGATCGTCAATGAAAACGACATCACATTTTAGGTAACAAAACACCATCGTATCATACTATAATTAAATAGTTtcatttgttgaattaagatgtACTATATTTAAGCTATGTTATAGTAAAAATCTTGAAtagttgcaaaatcagaataactcaatattttgataaatttataatcAGATTTTGAAATTAGTATGCAAAACTAGATATTGGCAAAAGTTTAGAAATTTTCTGACAGATATCCCTATAATTTTAATGATTTAAGGTATATGAGTTAAAGAATACTATAACAGTACTATATGATAAAAAAAGCTCTTTTATTTCTTAAATTCTTCAAAGATTATGATAAGACTAATAGAGTAATATCCAACACACGTATCCTCTAAataaatttaatgtttttacACGAATgattaaataaagaaatgagTAAGACTTTTATTGACTCCATTTATCATGATtttgatagaaaaaaaaagctGGTTCATATTTGTGCTGAAAACATAAAGATCTTGAAATAAATACTCCGGCATTTGTAGATTCCGTTGATTTTGATTTCTCAGGCAAAGCAAAAAAGTGCATTCTCCTTCGGCGGAACCCACAAACCCTAcccccctcctcctcctcctcctcctcgtctttcaatttcaatttcaatttcaatttcacacAGAACTCAGCAATTTAAGTTTGTTTAGATAAAGGGGAGAAAGCAAATAAAAGAGGTGCCTTTGCTTGTAAATTAGGGTTGATTCTTGGGATTCATTATTGCCCTTCTTCTCCATGTCAACTCAAAAGAATTCTTTGTCTCTCTCTCTGATCATTTCTTGTTGATTGGGTTATTACAATCTTTGATTGCGAGATttcctcaaaaaaaaaaaaactacttatATATTGGTCAGAGGCCCTTCTTTTCGGTTAGCTTTTCAATTTCAAGAAACTGCTGGTTGggtttttatttctctctctatgCGGGAAGCCCTTTTGAATTTCTGTCAAGAGCCTTGATGATGTTGGATTTGAAGGAGGCATTTTGCAGCAACATTGTTTATTTCTGTGGGTTTAGTTGCTTTCTTCATGCCTAAGTTTTTCTCAGGGCTTTCGCCCATCAATTGGTGTAGTAAGCGCACTCCTGGGTTCTTGAAATTCCGGTGGAAAATGGGTTGTATTCAGACGAAATGCTGCCGGAAATACGCGGTTTCGTCTGATGGAGATAACAAGGAGGAAACCGGCATCTATCCCGGTCATAATCCTCATGTTATTGCGAATCCTTTTCTTAGTGTTGTTGATGTTCCTTCTCATAATCTGAGGTTATCTTACTCTGTGATTAGCCAGCGTGGTTATTACCCTGAAACCCCTGATAAGGAAAACCAAGATAGCTATTGTGTGAGAAATAATATTCAGGGTAACCCCAATGTGCACTTCTTTGGTGTGTTTGATGGTCATGGTTTGTGTGGCACGCAGTGCTCGAATTTCGTTAGGGATAGGCTCATTGAGATCTTGTCGAATGATGCTGCATTGTTAGATGATCCGGTTAGGGCTTATAGCAATGCGTTTATAGCAACGAATGAGGAGCTTCACCATAGTGAGTTTGATGATTCCATGAGTGGCACTACGGCCATTACTGCTCTAGTGGTTGGGGATAAGCTGTATGTGGCGAATGCGGGGGACTCGAGGGCTGTTTTGGCTGTCAGGGAAGGGGATCAGGTTGTTTCCCAGGATTTGTCGTATGACCAGACTCCGTTTAGGAAGGATGAATGTGAGAGGGTGAAGCTCTGTGGGGCTAGGGTTTTGAGTGTTGATCAGGTGGAAGGGCTTAAGGATCCTAGTATTCAGTCCTGGGGAGATGAGGAGACCGATGGCAGTGATCCTCCGAGGTTGTGGGTACAGAATGGCATGTATCCTGGGACTGCATTCACACGGAGTGTTGGTGATAACATAGCGGAGAAGATAGGTGTCATTGCTGATCCAGAGGTTGCTACAATACAGCTTACATCTTCTAGCCATCCTTTCTTCGTTGTTGCAAGTGATGGAGTTTTTGAATTCCTATCCAGCCAGACAGTTGTTGACATGGTATGTTGCTTTGTAGTATTTAGTTTTGCCAATTATTTCTCATTGCAGTTTGTAAATTTAGAGTACATTCGCAGTCTAAACTCAAGTGATAGACACTAGGCTCTGTTTGACAAATCTTTACATATACACTTCTTTTTAGCCTATGCTTAGAGACACTCTGTATATATTATTTTGCATTGCATCATATCTTGACACCGACCATTTATATTATGTGTGCAGTAAAGGTTTTGATCTTTGTCCTAAAAGAAATATGCCGCAGTTAAGTTTTGATCTTTGTCCTAAAAAAAATATGCTGTCTATGCATTTTCCTACAATACGTAAGCTTGCGTCTAATACTAGTAATTTTCACTCGCCCATCTATTTGTTTTTCAAGTCATGGTTTAGCAGCAGTCTCGGGAACTCATGCCTTCATAGAACTCATTCTTGGCATACTGCATAGATAGCAACTACTTTATGTATCCTATAGTTAGTGATCTCTAGCATAATAGGTCGCAACATTTGATTGCTATGGCTTGTAGAATAAAGGATTCATATCATATGTATCTCGTTTACATTTCTATAATGCAATTGAACTTATAATGTTAGTTATGTTCCCACAAATAAGACTACATCATTCATAGAGCATCACGATGGTTGCTAATGTAGTTATATCCGTACACAGCTGACTACAGAATGTCCTTCCTTTATGTGACGCCGTCTGTCTATCCCAACTGTGCAGGTTAACAAATATGTGGATCCCAGAGAAGCTTGCTCTGCCATAGCCGGTGAATCGTACAAGTTGTGGTTAGAGAATGAAAGTCGGACGGATGATATTACGATGATCATTGTACACATTAAAGACTTCAATACTGATTTATAAATACTGTGTAAATCATGGGGTGTACTTTTAGTGGGATCATGGGGCTTCTCAATTCTTAATACCAAATTTACTTTGGTTAGTTGGGGAAATATTTTGGGTGACCATGTGGGAGAAATGTAAATGATTCTTATCTGAGCCTTATATGGCATTGGTGCTACTAACCAAGTGTTGGTAAATTCTGAAAAATGAATGTCCAAATAGCAACTGCTGTCACCTTATATCCATTCGAACTCTTcttgatttttatgtgatattTCATTTTCCTAATAGTATTTTTGTGTAGAAAGTAATTTCATTAtgtgatgagagagagagagacagagagacagagagaaggATGATAAAGCTGGTCATGTacgaaatataatgaaaaagaTGTAAAATAAGCAAGTCTGGTGACAAGGATCAGATATCAAAGTTGTTGCTGTCTAGAGATATACATGCTATTTCTGGTACAAAATGCTCATGTATTGGCACAAAAAGGGGGCAAGATGCAATCAAAAATAGACAGACAACTTCTTGTCAATCATGTTTTGGATAATATTACACTTATCCAATAATTCACTAAGTTTATCAGCATCTTTAGGAATTTTAGAAGAGGCGGTAAGCAGCGATCTATCATTGTTGTTTTGTTCGACTGCTGAGAAATCACAACCCGTAAACATGTCATTCTGTGAGCTCTTCTCTTCTTCAGTTAATGTTACCTGGTCACTTGAAGATGGAATATCAGCAGAATCAGAAGCCATTGTTGACCATGGTTGAAAGCTCTCAAAAGCCATCTGATTCGACTCAAGTCCTGTAGGGCAACAGCCAACTTCAACCAGTTCATCAAGAGATGGCTTGGGAAAGTAAGGAGGTTGAGTTGTATCTTCTGATTCCAAGCTATAGAGGACTTCTGAACTTGGAGGAGACGAGCTGGGCAGTAGCAGGAGATACGTTGAAGACAGTTTTTCGCTATTTAGTTTCATCAGCCGCCAGTTGAATATCCTTCGAAAAATTGAAAGCCACcttggaatgatgtaataagtAGTATTGTGAAGCTCAAGTGAGGTGCAACTTTGAAGCAACATAGATGCCTCGTTAAGGGCCATGGCTTCTCCCATCATCTTACTGGCCTCTGTTAAATAGTTGACCAAACAATTCTCTAACCGCAATATCTGGTTTTCCGTATCACCTCCGATACCAAGACCTTTAGATAACCACGACAGGTCATCCTCCAATGGAGGGAGCTTGCAGTCATTCAATGCAGACATCAGCGTTTCAGTTCTTGAAGCTGAGCTCCATCCTATGCTTGGTAAGTACAGTTTTGCAGCCATGAACTCATCACTGAACTCATCAAGCAGGTCAATTTCAGGACAAGGCCAGCCAGTGGGATTTGCTCGGGATGCCGTAGACACTTCATTCAAGGTTTGATCCAAAGCTTCATTGAAGATTGAAATGCAGTCATTAGGTCCTACTCTGTAGATGTCCATACCATCAAGAACTTTAAGAGTAGTGTTCAAGTGGGAGAGAACCCATTCACGAGTTTTTACTCTACTAACACTGATCTGTGGTGGAGATTCACAAGCCAACCATTCTAGCCCTTCTCTTAGACATTTGTCACTGAAAAAACAACCCAACCCTTGCATTTCGACATCTTTAAGAGAAGCAAAGCAAGAAATAATCACCCTTGACTTGTCAATGTCGTGGAGTCCCAATACTTTAGCTATGTTAGAGATGTCAGATTCATCATTGTTGGAGCCACTGAGTATAATCAGAGGCACGCAAGAACCAGAAGGTAAGAGAGCAACAATGTCATGAAGCTGCTTCTTCTGGAGTTCTAGAGGAATCCCTTCAGATAAAAGGAAGAGAATCACACTTGCTCCTGTTATCGACTTATTTATATCATCAGAGTTCGTGCTCTTGATAACTGATAAACAGCAGGTCGGGTCATCATCAGATTCGCTAGGGATCCAACTTCTCCAAATCGCAAGGTCAGGAGATGACAAAAGCAGATCATCTGAACAATCACTGTTGGCAGGCATGAGCTTGGAAAGCAACCATGAACCAGCAGTTGAGAGGTCATTGGGAAGCCTAGGATTTCCTTGATGCAGAGTCTCTTCCTGTGAACATAGAACCATCTTCCAGCAGATGCATTTGGCATCtggatttttttcaaaaagtttaGAAGCAACCACATCTAAAGGATTCAGCACCGACCACGACCTTTGTTGAGTTTCATGTCTCTCACGCATGACATGATCAATGTTGAACGTCCCAGAGATGCCTGGTTGCTTTAGAGAAGGGAAAAGTAAGAAAAGGACATTAGTTATTATTGGAGACAATATTGTTGGTGTAAATTGAGAGAATTATGATGATTCCTCTCGTAAACTAAACCCATGCTCACATTGAAATCATTTCTTTATAAACCAAAAAAGTGAATAAAAGCCCAGATCATATGCAAATATTTTCAGTTAATATAGCCgcagaaagagaaaacctaAAATTAGTCTGGCAACCTGTGAGCAGTATCCTTCATAGATTGTTATTCTGATTTTCCTGGAGCAGGACCAAGCTATAATGTTCAAGAATTTAGTTTACAACCGTAGTTTTTAATCACAACCCAAAAAGTCCAAGATTCCTGATTTATCTGGATGCTTTGAACATAATATACTAACACAGCAAAGTCTGTATAGACCtacaatgataaaaaaaacaaactctAAACAGCTATAAAAATGTTGACAAAGACACCTAGTGCATTTTTATACTGCATTTAACTATTCAAGACAAGCTCACAAAATACTCACAACTTCAAGCTGCCAAATTGGTGGGCCCAATGAAAGCAAATCCCTTGCAGCATTTGCTGTAAACTTTTTGTGCTCGCGCAATTTCCTTCTATTTGTGGTACGACGCTTCCATATCCTGAAAAACGAATGGGTAAGGaaaaaaatccaaataaaaAGACATTATGAGACATCCAGCAGAGAGACAAACTACAACCTCAACATCAACCTAAGTCTGGCTTCCAGGACTTCTAAATCATAATTACTAGTCGTTGCTTCATCAGTTGTATCTTCTTCCACAACTTTTGTTAGTTCTTCATCTTCTATATCTTCAGAGAACACAGGCTCTTCTATTGGAGTAGAAACAACAGAACCATGAGATGCAACAGGACCTGTGTCTACCTCAGCAGTCACTTCAGTGATTGCAGTCTGCAGGGTGACTGCTGGTGTTGCTTCCAAATCAGGTTTCATTGATCTACCATATGATATCCTAAAAGCAGGTTCATACTTGAATTTGTTTTCAGATTCAACAGCACTGGCATGAGGTTTAGGGGAACTTTTGGAGAAATCTGATACTACCAGCAGACCAGCTGAAGCCTCCTGAACCTCATGTGGAGTGGTTCCTTTATCTGGTGTAATCGGGGAACTAGAAGCTTTATGCGTTGGCTTTTGCGTATTAATTTTTGGAGATAAACTGGTTACTATGTCGTGCATTTCCCCATCATGGAGCTGAGGAGTGCTGACAGCTACAGTAGGTAAAGCTGGCCTTGGGTGAGGATCCTTCTTTAGCTTGAATTTTATTACTTCGTTATCAGCATATGATTCGGTTTGTGGAGGAAACATGACATCAGTGACAATCATCCTTGACCTCTTTCTCTCCACAAGCTTAGATCGCTTGACAGGAAAGTCACTCTCGACATTGAAAAATGCATTTTCCTTTACCATGTACGGTTCTTCAAAATCCCTCATTGAAAAACCATGGTACTCCAGAAGGTCTCCCACATCCTCTTCCTAATTAAACAAAGAATATTCACGAGATGTGTATTTCCATCATCTTAACAATAGCCAAAATATTTGAATACATACACAGACACGAACACACATTACCTCCATCCAAAGCCATTTTGCAACATGAGAAACGGGAATTCCCTGGTTCATTTGCAGACCACAGTGCAAAGAAGCAAGAGCCTGGGTACGTAACTGGCCaaagtagaaaataaataaataaattactataaTATTCCTTAACACAACTGCAAGAAAATGTTATCAACTGAAACAGCAGATTTTCCCGAGACTTAAATAAGGTCAGATGTAATTAACATCAATAACAGAAAATCAAGTACACAGCATTTGCAAACCATTTGATCAGGCATGTATTGTAAACTAACTCCCCGAGCCCTTGTTTCAAGCATATTAGAGAAGCTAAATACAATGCTGAAGAAAAGCAACTGATGCAAGTGCCTAGAACTAAGCTTAAATTATTCAGTACAGTAGCAAACGATAATTATGTTAGATTAGTTCATACCTTTGAAAAATGTGCATGCATTAAGCAAGCTTGCAGATAACTAGCTTTGCGGGCAAGCCTAAAGAAGGCAATAAAATTTCCTGTTCTGCAGGCTCtgtaacaaaaacaaaacaatgtTATTGATAGAGAACAATACTAACTACACAAGGTTATGACAAAGAGGCagcttaaaaaatattttgagaaGGAAACCTGGCCACATCACGAGCAAATAACACTTCTGGAGTTTGCCGCATCTCTGGGGTCATCTTAGCCAGATCAAGCGACAGCTCTGCAGGTTCAACCTGGCATGATTTTCTTATTTGATGGACAGCAAGAAAATGGGAACAGTTAAATTATTTTCCATCTCAAATGACTTACTTTATACCCAGGATGCTTGTCAAGCTTTAGGAGTGCATAATAGCCTCTAAATTCTCTTTCAGATGGCACATCTATTCCTTTTTTTCTGTGATCATCGTAACACTGAAACAACTCTACAGAAGTTTTGTTCATCTGCTCAATATTAAGATGTGCGTCAAATCCCTCAGAGAACCCCTCTCCTCTAGTATGCTCGCATAACTCATGCATAACTATTATGTGAAGTCTTATCTGCCACGAAAAATATAAGTGATAAGAGttagttttaataaatatatgaaaacGAGAAGAATATAAACCAAAAATAGGAGGGGGAGAGTGGAAGGCAATTAATAATGATTACGTTGGGCGAATAAAGCAACAGCAAGAAAAGTGATGAAAGATACAAAATATGAAACaattacaaacatcagaaaaaTCGCATTCTTCGTCACCAATTAATAAGCAGATACAGGAGAGTGTCCAAATAGTTCAGAAAAAGAAATAGTTGTACATTCATAGTTCAAGAATGTGTCCAAACACTTCCTGCAACTTCGCAGAGTCTAGTGAAATATAGTTACCAAAAGAATGTCAAATAGATTACAAATATGGGCTTCAGATCTATAATCAGGAGATGCAAAATACCATTTGCTCAAGCATGGTGATAGCCTCTAGATTGAAAATGTGCTGCATCCTCAAATCCATACGAATGGCCCGCATTCTATCCCATAAGAAATTATATAAGCCAAGAAATCTATCATCATATGGTTCATCCAGTAAATTCATAAGATAGTCTATTGTCTTTTGCAAGATTGGCAACGGACGAATAAGCTCTGCTTCCCTCTCTGCAGTCCTAGTATACTGAGAAACAATAAGACAATGCCCATCAGCAAGTTCAtgcaatttaaattattaactaATAATGAAAAAAGATGCCCAGCAATTTCTATGTAGAAATAAATGTATCCCGCCATCATTAAGCAATAGTCAAGAATAGATCACAATACATACCTTTTTTACAGCAATATATTCACTGGTAATGTTCCTATCTCCATCCACGCGTTCATATTGATCAAGGTCTCCTTTTCTTTCACGCTCAGATCTTTCAGACTCTGCCAGTCACATAATTTGGCATGAAAAGGGGGTTTTGCTTCATATTACTGGAGTTTAGTGAGTCATATTATTCACGAACATTCTGAAAACAAAATGACACTTCATAGGTTGCATGTATGCTTTACTGACATTAAGATGAAGCGTGTTCCATGGGCCAGTAGTTGTGTTGCTTTCACTTATAAAATGTAGATGTAATAGCAAGCAAGGAGTATCTGTGCACCATAACTCGGTCATAATGTAAAAAACTAGCATGGTGACGAATTGCAATAGGTACCTGGACACATATCTGGACATAATCCAACTATACTAGTGGACGATGATGTGCCTTCATGGTCTGAGAAGGCATTCCCACTGGAAGAATCCACAATCATATCCGTTTTGGGATCCCCAAAGAAACTTTGTTTATCCGGTAAAGACAGCTGCTGACTCTTGGCTGGATCCTTTTGGTTTTTGACAATTGGATGGCTTGGCACTGGTTGGCTTAATTCATCCTTGAAGCGAGCCAAACGCTTTGCTTTTGCATGCAATTCTCTACACCAACTTATGCAGCTCAGTACAACCAAATACTCATATTATCATACAAAAATCAATAGATGAATATTTTACCGCTCAATCTCCTCTTCAGGATCCAAGTTCCCCTGAGACACTAGACCAGGCGAAGTTTGACGGGGTATCTTGGTTCTTTTGACAGCTGGAACCTCCATTGGCGTGTTTACATCATGTTCAGCATTCATGGGTTGTATAGATGTCGGAGACAGACTTCTTCTTTGGAAACCAGGGCCTCTGAATGGAAATTCTTTCTCAGTAAATGTGGAGAATTAAGGTacgaaattaagaaaaaatgcaCTAGGTTTAGCACCAATACATATTATGTCATATGATGAAAATGAAATCACTGAGATATATCTatctaataaaaaatacatacagATATTTTGAGGAATGCAACCCCTTCTCAATGTACATGAGTCAAACGCAACCTGGCTTGACCTTTATGCAAAATGAAGGATGGCACAAACACAAGATTATGAAACAAACTATAATTCTCACATCCAAGTGTTATCAAATAAATGTTTGGTCCAAGAACATAAGCACAAAGTCTCCATGATAAAGAAAGCTCAGAAGTCATCATAATATCGATATGCAATAACTGATTTACAATATAAAAAGTTGGTGAAGTAGGGATGTACTGCTTCATTTGAGAAAATATCAGCTCATACGGAACCTAGCAATGTGACAATAGACCTAAGCCCAGCAGTTATTAAGAGTGTTATTCCAGATAAACAATGCAATACTGAATTTTAAGCATGAACCAAAAGAATACTTTTGCAACAAGACAGAGAAATTACACCACTCACATGAGGACATAATATATTTTGCATAATCAGAATCCAATTACTTGATATCGGGGCAGACATTTATTCCCTGCGCTTTCTGATTGAGTAAATTGGAAAGTTGATGACCTAAAAGATGCTATATGTTCAGATTTCTCTCATACCTTTTGTGAATGTCAAAACCACTGGCAGGATTCTGTGCAAAATTTCCATTGGGAGATGGAATTGTTGGAGACCTTGTTCGTTTTGGAAGTTGAACATCTCCATGATCAGGCTGAAGCTTTCTTCCAGGTTGATACGAGCCCTTTGTTGTCAAGACTCCAGGTACATCTTCCCGAACCAGTGGAGTGGTAGTGTTCATGGGGGATTTTGATTGATCAGCAGACATAAAGGGAGAGGGAAATGGCCTGTTTAACAAATCAAAAGCATAAAGATTTTGGATAATAAACAAAATCAgtatttcaaaaaattttgaGATCCAAATCTTGATGTTTAATTGCTTACCTGAAGGTGTTTGTTGGGAGAATACAAAATCAATCAATTCTAAGCATTATTAACTACGAACAGTATCCTAACAGAACTTGTGTGGTGTTAAATGTTAAGTTGTTAACACCCCCAGCCCATGTTTTAGGGAATTATTTTCTGTTTTGAGTGTTAGTTGTAAGAATTGCTTTACAAGAAAGGGAAGATTGAGAAGAGAGAtaaaagtgtgtgtgtgtgtgtgtgagtgtgtgtgtgtgtgagagagagagagagagattgagacCAGAAATGTTTTCGGTTACCTCTGCAATTTTTTCAAACAGCCCTAAACTGTAAATGGTTCCACGGCTCATTTAAGAGATTCCAATTAAAATCCTCATAAGTGGAATACTGAATAAcgaaaaaatggcaaaatgctAAATATAATAAGATGATCTCTTGGTGAGATGAGCTATAGCTGGACGTCTGATCATTCCTCCTTCAACCCCAACTCATGTCCTCTCCCCTTTGACTTCATTTCACCCCATATTATCGAACCCCAATTTCCAGTCCTAGTTCGTTATTTGCAGACTATATTATAAGCCCAAATTTCTCTTAATTTATGACAACCTTTTTTTATCCCATGCTATTTCACTAAGTTCACTTAAGTACTCTGTTTGAAATTTGCCTATTCTGAAGCTTAAATCCAGTTCTAGGTGACACATGCACAGCAATTGTGAATCAATACTGACAAATACAGAAAGTTTGCCAAAAGATGAAATGAGCTTTGACAGATGATTACTTCTGAATTGCTCCAAAGGGCCGAGAAGATTCCCTTCTGGGGGTGCTGCTCTCAAAATCCAATGGTGGTAAAGACATAGCCTCGGGAGCATCAAGGTCCCTATAGTCAACTAAAGATCTAGAAGAAATGCAAAATATTAAACACAGTACTTGAATTGATTTGCAAAATGTGTTATTATATCACAAGTATGTTGCCTTCATAATATATATCAATAAGAAAGCTGTCTATGTTCTACATTTCAATTTTTCCAAAACTAGACTTGCTAGAAATGTGCATGACACCCCAGAAAATTTTTTAAATGGTTACGACAAAGCTCCATCATCACTATTTATTCATAATGGCATAATCTCCTTATTTTCTAAAACTAGTAGAAAAACTTACAATATAGATGGGAAGCAATATAAACAATTTCTATGTGATGACATAAAGGACCAAGGTTAAACAAATACTTGAGTTTTCACCACATATTTATGGCTTATTTTTTTTCTCGCATCGCCTCATGCACTTCAAGCTAAAATATGTACAGAATATACTTGCAAAAGTTAATTATCAAAACCAAAAAGATATTGCTTGTACAGcccttcaaagccaagcatatGAGCTGCCAACTCAGACAAATTTTTTAATCTTTAAGAACATAAGCTGGTCGAGTTTTTAAAACTATTCCAAGTGCTGTCTAGAGTACTCACAGGAGCACATCACAATATTGCTGAGAGGGCATACCAGAAAGCATTAAAATTCAAAGGTGATGTAAATTGGTGGGGGCTTGTTGATTGTACTCTAGACTTTGCTAAAAGATAGAGATGAATGCATCATTCTACCTTTCAATAAATTCATTTCAATAACATGTAAAACAACAAAGCCAAACCTGATTGTActacatattataaataaacatccattaacaTGGTTCCATTTTTACAGTCATTTGTACCTATGTAAAAGTCAATTTTTCAGCTAACCTTTTCTTATCATCAACACGAGCATTTTCAGAGGAAAACACTGTGGCAGTAGGAAATGTTGGTGACCGTGTCCGCTTTTGATCTGGACCATCTGTGTGCTTGGTCTTAAACATTGGTTCGGGTTGATGAGTACCTCCTGTTGGAAATACTGGGGAAAGTCTTTGTGGTGCTGGTGGACTGACATTACGGCTTGATAAATTCGAGTTGTTAACCCAAATGGGAGAGACACGGTGCCTACATAACAAACCCAAGATAGTGGACATAAATATATAGCATAGAGTAACAGACAATTTTTACACGACTAGTTACAAGTGATAACAAGAACTGTGAGGTAAACAGCTCGAAGACAGGCTAAAAGCTCATTTCATTTGCATAAATCTCAGTAG contains:
- the LOC121793896 gene encoding probable protein phosphatase 2C 35; translation: MPKFFSGLSPINWCSKRTPGFLKFRWKMGCIQTKCCRKYAVSSDGDNKEETGIYPGHNPHVIANPFLSVVDVPSHNLRLSYSVISQRGYYPETPDKENQDSYCVRNNIQGNPNVHFFGVFDGHGLCGTQCSNFVRDRLIEILSNDAALLDDPVRAYSNAFIATNEELHHSEFDDSMSGTTAITALVVGDKLYVANAGDSRAVLAVREGDQVVSQDLSYDQTPFRKDECERVKLCGARVLSVDQVEGLKDPSIQSWGDEETDGSDPPRLWVQNGMYPGTAFTRSVGDNIAEKIGVIADPEVATIQLTSSSHPFFVVASDGVFEFLSSQTVVDMVNKYVDPREACSAIAGESYKLWLENESRTDDITMIIVHIKDFNTDL